The sequence TTGGTGAAGCTGCTGCCGGGGTTCCATTTGTTCGTGGGCACGACGCTGCTGGTGTCGTCGCGGTTGAACCATCTGAACCCGCACCGGCATCAGACGTTCATCGCGGACATCACGTTCTGTTTCGTGACGGCGGTGCTGATCGGGTTGCCGTTGCTGGCTCGAGGTGGGCGGAGATGTAGCTGAAAGCTCTGCTTTCAGAGTGTATCGGACGGCTCCAGTCGTCCGGTGGGGGTGGGCGTCGCTTGGCCGGTGGGCCACCGCCAACTGGAGCTGGCGGAGACGATCCGAAAGCGGAGCTTCCGGCTACGATGGGATGTGCATCGCGGTTCAGTGAATGTGGAATGCGTGTGCGGGCGCGGCCTTTTGGGTGCGAGAAAGGGGCTGGGTGTAGCTTTCCGACGCGGAATCGCTTAAAGCTACAAGCTGGGCCTGCAAGGGTGGCCGAATCCCCATGACGTTCCGTTCCATCCCTGTCGCCGTCCTGTTGGCCGGCTGGTTTTGCCTGCCCGCCCATGCCGAGAAGGCGCGCTGGGCGGATGCCTCGATCCCGTTCGATGACGGGCTGGAGCTGTGGTTCGATGGCAGCCGGGAGAACGAGGCGCGGGAGGCTCACTACATGAACCGGCTGGCGGACGGCCAGCGGATGGATCTGTGGCACGATTCGTCCGGGCACTCGCGGCACCTTGCGCAGTGGACGGATGGGGCGCGGCCGGTGTGGAAGCGCGGGGTGGTGGAGTTCGATGGCGGCGATTATCTGGCGGCCTTGCTCGCGCCGGGGATGAAGAGCGCGGAATCCACGATGTTCATCGTAGCAGCGCCGGAGCCTTCGAAGGGCGATTTTCCTGGGCTGTTCAGCGCGGCGCGGCGGGAGGAGAACGATTTCACCAGCGGGCTGTGCGTGGATCTCGGGAAGGAGGCGTCGCAGGGCGGCGGGATCGAGCATCTGAACGTCGAGGGCGGCGGCCAGAACGGCGAGCGGAACCTGGTCACTACGCCGCTGGCGGGCGGGCAGGGGCACTTGTTGACGATCACCAGCGGGCCGGGCGGCACGGAGTTGAGGGCGGATGGGCAGGCGCAGGGGCGGAGGGACCGTGGCACGGTGGCGGCGAGCGTGGACCGGATCGCGGTGGGGGCGCGGTTCGTGGAGCCCTCGATGCGGCACTTCTACCGCGGCGGGATCACGGAGATTTTGTTCTTCAACCGCCGGCTCGATGCCGGGGAGATCGGGAAGGTGGAGGCGTGGTTGCAGAGAAAGCACGCGGGGTTTCTGGCTCCGGCCGATCCGAACGCGCCGAAGGAAGTGGCGCTGGAGACAGTGAAGAACGCGCCGGTGGTGCAGATGCTGGTGCCGGGGTTCACGGTGCGGGAGCTGCCGGTGGAGGTGACGAGCCTGAACAACATCGAGTACGCGCCGGACGGGCGGTTGTTCGCGGGTGGCTACGACGGACGTTTCCATCTGCTGCGGGATACCGATGGCGACGGGCTGGAGGACCGCGTGGACACGTTCTCGCCGCAGGTCACCGACGACTATCCGCTGGGGATGGTGGTGAAGGACGGGATGCCGCACGCGCTGCTTTCGGACGAGCTGGTGCGTTTCCGGGACACGGATGGCGATGGCATCCCGGACCAGCGCGAGACGGTGCTGAAGGGGTGGGACGATCCGAAGCTGCGGGACGATCCGGGGCTGATGCACCGCCGGGTGGACAGCGCGCTGGCGCTGGCGGCGGGGCCGGACGGGGATTGGTATTTGACGATGGGCAGCGCGAACCCGGGCAACGGCTACTGGCAGAAGGCGGAGGGAGATGTCTGGGCTCCGGACGCGAAGAAGACCGGCGCGCCGGCGTATTCCCCGGACAAGCGGCGCGGGTGCCTGCTGCATTTCACGAGGGACGGGAAGGTGGAGCAACTCGCGAGCGGGCTGCGCTACATCATGTCGATGCAATGGGACCGCCACGGCGAGTTGTTCGCGACCGACCAGGAGGGGGCCACGTGGCTGCCGAACGGCAATCCCTTCGATGAGTTCCTGCACCTGGAGAAGGGGCGGCACTACGGATTCCCGCCGCGGCATCCGGGGCTGCTGCCGGGCGTGGTGGATGAGCCGAGCGTGTGGAACTATTCGCCGCAGCACCAGAGCGCGTGCGGGTTCCGCTTCAATGGTCCGGCGAAGGACCGGGCGCGGTTCGGGCCGGAGGCGTGGGCGTATGACGCGATCGTGACCGGGGAATCGCGCGGCAAGCTGTGGCGGACCTCGCTGGCGAAAACGGCGGCGGGTTACGTGGCGGCGACGCGGCAGTTCGCGAGCGTGGGGATGTTGGTCGTCGATTGCGCGATCTCGCCGCAGGGCGATCTGGTGATCTGCTGCCACGCGGGACCGCCGGACTGGGGCAGCGGCCCGGCGAAGACGGGAAAGCTCTTCAAGTTCCACTACCAGGACCCGGCGGCGGCGCAGCCGGTGGCGGCGTGGGCGGAAAGTACGACGAAGACCGTAGTGGCGTTCGATCGACCGCTGGACGCGGCGGCGTGGCAGGATCTGGCGGAACGGGTGCGGATCGAGGGCGGGCGTTTCGTCGGCGCGGCGGACCGTTTCGAGGTGATCCGTCCGGGCTACGCGGTGGTGGGGCGGCAGCAGCATGAACCGCGGTTCCGGATTCCGGTGAAGGCGGCGGCGCTGGGCGCGGACGGCCGCAGTCTGGTGATCGAGAGCGGGCCGCGTGTGGCGGCGGGCGGCTACGCGGTGACGATCGATTGTCCGCGGCAGGAGGCGGGGATTCCGCAGGCAGGAGCGATCGATCTGGCCCACGAGCTGACCGGTCTGGAGGCGGCGTGGCGAGGCAAGGATGGCGGGACGTGGAGCGGCTGGCTACCGCATCCGGACTTCGCGGTGGCGCGGGAGCTTTACCGTGGCGTGGAGCTGGCGGGGCTGGGGTATCTGAAGCGGCCGGGGACGCTGGTGCTGCGGGCGCGGCTGGATCTGGCGAACCTGCTGCAACCGGCGACCCAGCCGGGATCGAAGCTGGACTACACGCCGGAGCCGGAGGTGGCGACGGTGACGTTCAAGAGCGACGCGGCGCTGGCGCTGAAGGTGGCGGGCGGTGCCGCGGCCACCGGCAAGTCGGTATCATTTACGCTGAAGGTCGTACCTGGTGAATGGCCGGAGGTGGCACTGGAGGTGGCGACGCCCGCGACCACGCTGGAGGCGACCTTCCACACGGCGATCGATCCGCGCGAGCGGCCGCTGGACACGCGGCGGTTCCTGATGCCCTTCGCGGTTCCTCCGGCGGGGATGAGGGCGGACGCGGCGCGGCCGGAGCTGGCGGGCGGGAACCGGGAGAAAGGGCGGGCCTTGTTCTTCGGCGCGGCCTCGTGTTCGACGTGCCACACCTTCGGCGGCCAGGGCCACGCGGTGGGGCCGGATCTGAGCAACACGGTGCACCGGGAATACGCCAGCGTGCTGCGGGACATCGAGGACCCGGGCGCTTCGATCAATCCGGACGCGGTGGCCTACCAGGTGACGTTGAAGGACGGCGGCGCGGTGGTGGGCACGCGGGTGGGCGAGACGCCGGAGGAGACGAAGTTCGCCGCGCCGGGCGGGAAGGTCACGGTGGTGAGGAAGGCGGACATCGCCTCGATCGCGCCGCTGCCGGTGTCGCTGATGCCGCCGGGGTTGTTGGGAGCGTTGAAGCCGGAGGAGGTGAAGGACCTGATGACGTTCCTGCTGACGCCGGGGGAGAAGGAATGAGCGGGCGGAAATAGGTCCTATGGGACGTATAGGGCCTATGGATGCGGCTCACTTCAGTTTCCCATCGCGGATGTCCGCGGCGATCTGGCCGACGGTGGTTTCGAAGACCATGCACCCGGCGGCGGTGGAGACGGCGGCCTTCGAGTCCTTGAAGGCGGGGAAGGCTTCGTCGAAGGCCTTCGGGTCCTGGAGTTTCAAGCCGAGCAGGCCGTAGAGCTGTCCGGCGGGGGTGGCGGAGGCGACGAGTTTCTTGCACTCGGCCACGGCGTCGGCACGGGTGAGCAGGGCGCGGAAAGCGTTTTCAGCGGCGGACCTGGTGCCGGCGAAGCCGACGCCGCCGATGGTGAACTGGGTGGCGGCGCGGAGCTGGGCGGGGGCCTTGTCGGCGGGTTCCGCCTGGGCGGGTGGCGGAGCGTCCGCGGTGGCGAGGCCGGGAGCGAAGAGCAGGGCGATCAGACAGGACGCGATCCGATGCATGAGGAGATCATAGCGGAAGATGGCGCGGGAGCGATGGATTGTTTTATGGGGCGGGGGCGTTGAGGGGTACGGTTCCACCGGCTCCACGAACGAAAAAGCCTCCGGTTTCCCGGAGGCTTCGTGAAATGGAAAAGGGAAGAACGGGACAGGAATGTTTGCCTCCGGCTATGTCCGCTGCGCTCCCATTCGACTCCTTGGATCAGCGGTCCATGAGGGCGAACTTGAGTTCGCCTTCGGAGACGACCTCGCCGTTGACGAGGCACTTGCAGCGGGTCTGGCCGATGGAGCCGCGGATCTTGATGACCTCGGCCTCGATGAAAAGGGTGTCGCCGGGGAGGACCGGGCGGCGCCATTTCACGTCGTCCGCGCTCATGAAGTAGCCGATCTTGCCGGCGTTCTCGGGCTTGCGGAGCATGAGCACGGAGGAGACCTGGGCCATGGCCTCGAGCTGGAGCACGCCGGGCATGATCGGGTGGTCCGGGAAGTGGCCGGGGAAGAACGGCTCGTTCATGGTGACGTTCTTCACGCCCGTGCACTTGGTGTCGCCCTCGAAGTCGACGACGCGGTCGACGAGCAGGAAGGGGTAGCGGTGCGGGAGGATCTTGAGGACGTCGTGGATGTCCAGGACGGTCTCGCCCTTCGGAATCGAGAACGGCGGGATCATCGAGCGCATGCGGGAGTATTCGCCCTTCAGGGTGGCGGCCATCTTGGTGTTCGGGCCGTGGCCCGGCTTCACGGCGATGACGTGGCCAAGGATGCGCTTGCCGGAGAGGATGAGGTCGCCGATGACGTCGAGCGCCTTGTGGCGGGCGAACTCGTTGGTGAAGCGGAGGGCTTCCTTCGACATCACCTCGTTGCCGCGGATGACGACGGCGCTTTCGAGCGAGCCGCCCTTGATCAAGCCCTTTTCGAGCAGCGGCTTGACGTCCTCGTAGTAGACGAAGGTGCGGGCGGGGGCGATTTCCTTCTCGTACTTCTCCGGGGTGACCTCGGTGGAGAAGTACTGGGTGAAGCGGCCGTCCGGGCCGACATTGGTGACGGAAACGCGGAAGGTCTTGCTCGGGACGATGGTGATGAGGGTGCCATCGCCGGTCTCGAGGTGGATGGGCTCGCGGATTTCCCAGGTCTTGCGCGGGGCGGTCTGGGCGGCGATGCCGGCCTTCTTGATGAGCTCGACGAAGGGCTTGGACGAGCCATCGCCGATCGGCGGCTCGTTGGCGTTCATCTCGATGAGGGCGTTGTCGACTCCCATGCCGGTGAGGGCGGAGAGGACGTGCTCGACAGTGTGGACCTTCACGGAGCCCTCGGCGAGGGTGGTGGCGCGCTCGACGGTCTGGACCTTGTCGACATCCGCGGCGATGAAGGGCTGGTCCGGCAGGTCGATGCGGCGGAACTTGAAGCCGTGGCCCTCCGGGGCGGGCTTCAGGGTCAGGGTGACCTTTTCACCGGTGTGAAGGGAGGTGCCTTCGAGGGTGGCGGAACCGGCGAGAGTGTGCTGGACGTCGGCGGGCATGGGCGCGCAGTGGAAAGGCTGGAGGGCCTGCTGGCAAGGCGGAATCCAGCTCAAGGGCTTGTATCGCAAGGGAGAGCGTGGGCGGGCGGGTTTGCTCCAAACAGATGGAATTGAACCACGGATGGACGCAGATGGACACGGATAGGAGAGGAAGAGGGATGGACGCCAAAGGGAGACATCTCTCCCAATTCGTCCTGTCTTCCATCCGTGTGCATCCGCGTTCATCCGTGGTTGAAGCTCTTTCCTTCATGAATCCATGGAGATCCCGGCGCCACTTGATACGCATCAGGGCTTGGTTTTGAAGGCGGCGGAGGCGAGGTTGCGGGCATGGGTGTGCATGCGATCGCCGATTTCCAGGTCCTCGGGGAGAGTGATGACTGGATCGTCGTGGACAAGCCCGCGCCCCTGATCGTCCACCCGGCGAACGGCAAGATCGAACCGAACCTGCTGGGCGGGGTGGAGACGCTGCTGATGTTCGAGATGGAGAACGGGGCGGCGCTTTCGATCATCACCCGGC comes from Luteolibacter sp. LG18 and encodes:
- a CDS encoding c-type cytochrome, with amino-acid sequence MTFRSIPVAVLLAGWFCLPAHAEKARWADASIPFDDGLELWFDGSRENEAREAHYMNRLADGQRMDLWHDSSGHSRHLAQWTDGARPVWKRGVVEFDGGDYLAALLAPGMKSAESTMFIVAAPEPSKGDFPGLFSAARREENDFTSGLCVDLGKEASQGGGIEHLNVEGGGQNGERNLVTTPLAGGQGHLLTITSGPGGTELRADGQAQGRRDRGTVAASVDRIAVGARFVEPSMRHFYRGGITEILFFNRRLDAGEIGKVEAWLQRKHAGFLAPADPNAPKEVALETVKNAPVVQMLVPGFTVRELPVEVTSLNNIEYAPDGRLFAGGYDGRFHLLRDTDGDGLEDRVDTFSPQVTDDYPLGMVVKDGMPHALLSDELVRFRDTDGDGIPDQRETVLKGWDDPKLRDDPGLMHRRVDSALALAAGPDGDWYLTMGSANPGNGYWQKAEGDVWAPDAKKTGAPAYSPDKRRGCLLHFTRDGKVEQLASGLRYIMSMQWDRHGELFATDQEGATWLPNGNPFDEFLHLEKGRHYGFPPRHPGLLPGVVDEPSVWNYSPQHQSACGFRFNGPAKDRARFGPEAWAYDAIVTGESRGKLWRTSLAKTAAGYVAATRQFASVGMLVVDCAISPQGDLVICCHAGPPDWGSGPAKTGKLFKFHYQDPAAAQPVAAWAESTTKTVVAFDRPLDAAAWQDLAERVRIEGGRFVGAADRFEVIRPGYAVVGRQQHEPRFRIPVKAAALGADGRSLVIESGPRVAAGGYAVTIDCPRQEAGIPQAGAIDLAHELTGLEAAWRGKDGGTWSGWLPHPDFAVARELYRGVELAGLGYLKRPGTLVLRARLDLANLLQPATQPGSKLDYTPEPEVATVTFKSDAALALKVAGGAAATGKSVSFTLKVVPGEWPEVALEVATPATTLEATFHTAIDPRERPLDTRRFLMPFAVPPAGMRADAARPELAGGNREKGRALFFGAASCSTCHTFGGQGHAVGPDLSNTVHREYASVLRDIEDPGASINPDAVAYQVTLKDGGAVVGTRVGETPEETKFAAPGGKVTVVRKADIASIAPLPVSLMPPGLLGALKPEEVKDLMTFLLTPGEKE
- a CDS encoding bifunctional UDP-3-O-[3-hydroxymyristoyl] N-acetylglucosamine deacetylase/3-hydroxyacyl-ACP dehydratase; translation: MPADVQHTLAGSATLEGTSLHTGEKVTLTLKPAPEGHGFKFRRIDLPDQPFIAADVDKVQTVERATTLAEGSVKVHTVEHVLSALTGMGVDNALIEMNANEPPIGDGSSKPFVELIKKAGIAAQTAPRKTWEIREPIHLETGDGTLITIVPSKTFRVSVTNVGPDGRFTQYFSTEVTPEKYEKEIAPARTFVYYEDVKPLLEKGLIKGGSLESAVVIRGNEVMSKEALRFTNEFARHKALDVIGDLILSGKRILGHVIAVKPGHGPNTKMAATLKGEYSRMRSMIPPFSIPKGETVLDIHDVLKILPHRYPFLLVDRVVDFEGDTKCTGVKNVTMNEPFFPGHFPDHPIMPGVLQLEAMAQVSSVLMLRKPENAGKIGYFMSADDVKWRRPVLPGDTLFIEAEVIKIRGSIGQTRCKCLVNGEVVSEGELKFALMDR